The Actinomycetota bacterium genome has a segment encoding these proteins:
- the trpE gene encoding anthranilate synthase component I has protein sequence MILPGKDEFVRLAADHDVVPVAREVYADLTTPISAFMALAEGAEHAFLLESVVGGERLGRYSFLGVGDREVITARGNEVVVENGGVTGERADDPLRVVSRRLAAGRVARVPGLPLFVGGAVGYVGYEAASGFERVPRHDVREIDVPDMVFMLADIVVAFDHARRVLQVIAPVRPGGAPEAAYDRALGRIDAFLRKIDEGPRGAELGSVGVTAEVPLEAHTSHDEFLEQVRTAKEHIAAGDIFQVVLSQRFSAPYADDGLDLYRVLRAVNPSPYMFYLRTRDVTLVGSSPEPLVRVEGDEVLTRPLAGTRPRGADLAEDGRLRADLLSDEKERAEHVMLVDLGRNDLGRVSVPGTVKVDELMEVEYYSHVMHIVSNVTGTLAKDKDSVDALEATFPAGTVSGAPKIRAMEIIRDLEPAERGPYAGTVGYFGLDGAMDMCITIRTFVLAGGRAYLQSGAGIVADSDPESEYEECLHKARALHKALELAAGMHSEDQPASGGRIGVGRSASGGVQYASGEEGLRREPLQPRSGEASDRRSPSSASGSGVRS, from the coding sequence TTGATTCTGCCGGGCAAGGACGAGTTCGTACGGCTGGCCGCAGACCACGATGTGGTCCCAGTCGCACGCGAGGTCTACGCCGATCTCACCACGCCGATCAGCGCGTTCATGGCGCTGGCCGAGGGCGCCGAGCACGCGTTCCTGCTGGAAAGCGTCGTCGGAGGCGAGCGCCTCGGGCGCTACAGCTTCCTGGGCGTCGGAGACCGCGAGGTCATCACCGCGCGTGGCAACGAGGTCGTCGTCGAGAACGGCGGCGTCACGGGCGAGCGGGCCGACGACCCGCTGCGGGTCGTGTCGCGCCGCCTGGCCGCAGGCCGCGTGGCGCGCGTGCCGGGGCTGCCGCTGTTCGTCGGCGGGGCGGTCGGCTACGTGGGCTACGAGGCCGCAAGCGGCTTCGAGCGCGTGCCCCGGCACGATGTCCGCGAGATCGACGTTCCGGATATGGTGTTCATGCTCGCGGACATCGTGGTCGCGTTCGACCACGCGCGCCGCGTGCTGCAGGTCATCGCGCCGGTGCGGCCAGGCGGCGCGCCGGAGGCTGCCTACGACCGGGCGCTCGGGCGCATAGACGCGTTCCTCCGCAAGATCGACGAGGGTCCGCGTGGCGCCGAACTCGGCTCCGTTGGCGTGACGGCCGAGGTCCCGCTCGAGGCGCACACCTCGCACGACGAGTTTCTCGAGCAGGTCCGCACCGCCAAGGAGCACATCGCCGCGGGCGACATTTTCCAGGTCGTGCTTTCGCAGCGTTTCTCGGCGCCGTACGCGGACGACGGCCTCGACCTCTACCGCGTCCTGCGCGCGGTGAATCCAAGCCCCTACATGTTCTACCTGCGCACCCGCGACGTGACGCTTGTGGGCTCGAGTCCCGAGCCGCTCGTGCGTGTCGAAGGCGACGAGGTGCTCACGCGCCCGCTTGCCGGAACGCGCCCGCGCGGCGCCGACCTTGCCGAGGACGGGCGGCTGCGCGCCGACCTCCTCTCCGACGAGAAGGAGCGCGCCGAGCACGTCATGCTGGTCGACCTGGGTCGCAACGACCTCGGCCGCGTGAGCGTGCCGGGCACGGTGAAGGTCGACGAGCTCATGGAGGTCGAGTACTACAGCCACGTCATGCACATCGTGAGTAACGTGACGGGCACGCTCGCCAAGGACAAAGACTCCGTCGACGCCCTCGAGGCGACATTCCCTGCGGGTACGGTCTCCGGTGCACCGAAGATCCGCGCGATGGAGATCATCCGCGACCTCGAGCCTGCCGAGCGCGGTCCATACGCGGGCACGGTCGGCTACTTCGGCCTCGATGGTGCGATGGACATGTGCATCACGATCCGCACGTTCGTGCTCGCGGGCGGTCGCGCGTACCTGCAGTCCGGCGCCGGCATCGTCGCCGACTCCGACCCCGAGAGTGAGTACGAGGAGTGCCTGCACAAGGCCCGTGCGCTGCACAAAGCTCTTGAACTTGCAGCCGGGATGCACAGTGAGGATCAGCCGGCGTCCGGCGGGCGCATCGGGGTGGGCCGAAGCGCCTCTGGTGGCGTGCAGTATGCATCCGGCGAGGAGGGGCTCCGGAGGGAGCCTCTGCAGCCGCGTAGCGGCGAAGCCAGCGACCGGAGGAGCCCCTCCTCGGCGTCCGGAAGCGGGGTGCGCTCGTGA